One stretch of Aquimarina sp. Aq107 DNA includes these proteins:
- a CDS encoding non-ribosomal peptide synthetase, which yields MYSLINELDQNDIRLSLSDGELEVSFDTDEIDKVLLQKIKENKEELIAFIKQNYYSRKEDIIPLQKKDRYLASSAQQRLWIQLKLDGNSNTYNIPNSIELEGEIYKKELIEAIEATVDRHEILRTVFVEENNVLYQKVLDRKDLNFRVDYQDLVNVNKTQKAVKEYISEDSFIAFDLEQGPLMRVTLFKVSQSKWVLYFNMHHIISDGWSMHILEKDIKSYYSAFVSNTIPELSALKIQYKDYSAWQLEQLVSPKFEEYKEYWLEKLKGEWTYLDLPFRKKNKGVRSNIGEALRTYLSSESTKKLRLFTQENRGSFFISLLSICKVLLHRYTSQKDIIIGTAVDGRDHTDLEGQIGFYVNTLILRNTIEPSHSFGSIHERIKDSTLSAFNNKLFPFDKLLEYLDLKRDVSRNSVFDVFINYNSNSISTTNETVDDKIEFLGDSLAKFDLSIIFEEVGEQILFHVSYNTSIYDRWMMEEFMEQFKHLLASVLKCPEKPINELDLLNEEKKTKLYRKFNSTEVAYDLEKTILDYFKENVKNNPSSVALIFEDKTLTYSELDKKSSVLSHLLTNKGIEPGNFVPICVNRSFEMIIGVLSILKSGGCYVPIEPLYPKDRVDHILKEIEAKLILSERSVEFEFEELERIDIEGLKNEKFNVDDIEVVSKDLAYMIYTSGTTGNPKGVMNNHKGFMNRLLWQKDYLNLNESDTFLLKTPFTFDVSVWEIFLPLLCGSKLVIASPDGHKNPYYLRDVIKKNEVSIVHFVPSMLGVYMQSIKEDSFDSVRNLICSGEELSIEYIEEFRKNNKNSKIHNLYGPTEAAIDVTAIDLTGLAFDYKGVSIGRPVANTEIYIVDEFNRLLPMGVIGEIVIGGIQVAEGYFKKEQLTRDKFVPNPFSGVGKVYKTGDLGMWLDDGYIYYKGRKDNQVKIRGNRIELREVEKAILSLEEVDQVVVLADGVSTNKILAAYLVGTEINLDRLKGFLRNKLPVYMIPEIFYSVSTIPLSANGKIDKRALLLNKGEVLKSNVKFESPKNEIQKKLAELLRTELNEDAKIGVHDNFFDLGLNSIKLLRFLELINSTFNEELMPEVLFEYPSVFELAKILSKVTLEEKNEDYESKVEEMNDFFDMMAE from the coding sequence ATGTATAGTTTAATTAACGAATTGGATCAGAATGATATTCGTTTATCATTGTCTGATGGTGAATTAGAGGTTAGTTTTGATACAGACGAAATCGACAAAGTTCTTCTTCAAAAGATAAAAGAAAATAAAGAAGAATTGATAGCTTTTATCAAACAAAACTATTACTCGAGAAAGGAAGATATAATTCCACTGCAAAAAAAAGATCGATATTTAGCCTCTAGTGCTCAACAGCGATTATGGATCCAATTAAAACTTGATGGTAATTCTAACACATATAATATTCCTAACTCTATAGAATTAGAAGGTGAGATATATAAAAAAGAATTAATTGAAGCCATCGAAGCGACAGTAGATCGTCATGAAATTCTGAGAACAGTTTTTGTCGAAGAAAACAATGTCCTATATCAAAAAGTTTTAGATAGAAAAGATCTAAATTTTAGAGTAGACTACCAAGATTTGGTAAATGTAAATAAAACTCAAAAAGCAGTTAAAGAATATATTTCAGAAGATTCATTTATAGCCTTCGACTTAGAGCAAGGTCCTTTAATGAGAGTTACATTATTTAAAGTTTCTCAGAGCAAATGGGTACTTTATTTTAATATGCATCATATTATAAGTGATGGGTGGTCAATGCATATCTTAGAAAAAGATATTAAATCCTATTATAGTGCTTTTGTGAGCAATACTATACCAGAATTATCAGCCCTGAAAATACAATATAAAGATTATAGTGCATGGCAGTTAGAACAATTAGTGAGCCCAAAATTCGAAGAATATAAAGAATATTGGTTAGAAAAATTAAAGGGAGAATGGACGTATCTAGATCTACCTTTTAGAAAGAAAAATAAAGGTGTCAGATCTAATATAGGCGAGGCTCTTAGAACATATTTATCATCGGAAAGTACTAAAAAGTTAAGATTATTTACTCAAGAGAATAGAGGAAGTTTTTTTATTAGTCTTTTGAGTATTTGTAAAGTATTGTTGCATCGGTATACGTCTCAAAAAGATATTATTATTGGAACCGCAGTAGACGGAAGGGATCACACCGATTTAGAGGGACAGATAGGGTTTTATGTAAATACACTTATTTTGAGAAATACCATTGAACCTTCTCATTCTTTTGGTAGTATTCATGAGCGTATTAAGGATTCTACTTTATCAGCATTTAACAATAAACTTTTTCCCTTTGATAAATTACTAGAGTACTTAGATTTAAAAAGAGATGTTTCTAGAAACTCAGTTTTTGATGTTTTTATAAATTATAACTCTAATTCTATCAGCACTACTAATGAAACTGTTGATGACAAAATAGAGTTTTTAGGCGATAGCCTGGCTAAATTTGACCTTAGTATAATATTTGAAGAGGTAGGTGAACAGATATTATTCCATGTTAGTTATAATACAAGTATTTATGATAGGTGGATGATGGAAGAGTTTATGGAACAGTTTAAGCATTTGTTGGCTTCCGTTCTTAAGTGTCCAGAAAAACCTATAAATGAACTTGATTTATTGAATGAAGAGAAAAAAACGAAATTATACCGCAAGTTTAACAGTACAGAGGTTGCTTACGATTTAGAAAAAACAATATTAGATTATTTTAAAGAAAACGTTAAAAATAATCCAAGTTCAGTTGCACTTATTTTTGAGGATAAAACTTTAACGTATTCAGAATTAGATAAAAAGTCTAGCGTATTATCTCACCTCCTTACAAACAAAGGAATAGAACCAGGCAATTTTGTACCTATTTGTGTAAATCGTTCTTTTGAAATGATAATAGGTGTATTAAGTATTTTAAAATCAGGAGGTTGTTATGTGCCCATAGAACCTTTATACCCTAAAGACAGAGTTGATCACATTTTAAAGGAAATAGAAGCTAAACTCATTTTAAGTGAAAGATCTGTTGAATTTGAATTTGAAGAGTTAGAGAGGATCGACATAGAAGGCCTTAAGAATGAAAAATTCAATGTAGATGACATCGAAGTAGTTTCTAAGGATTTGGCATATATGATATATACATCTGGTACCACAGGAAACCCTAAAGGTGTAATGAATAATCATAAAGGATTTATGAATAGGTTATTATGGCAAAAAGACTATTTAAATCTTAATGAATCAGATACATTTTTATTAAAGACCCCTTTCACTTTTGATGTTTCTGTTTGGGAGATTTTTCTTCCTTTACTTTGTGGGAGTAAGTTAGTTATTGCATCACCAGATGGGCATAAAAATCCCTATTACTTAAGAGATGTTATTAAAAAAAATGAAGTAAGCATAGTACACTTTGTTCCTTCAATGTTAGGTGTTTATATGCAAAGTATAAAAGAAGACTCCTTTGATTCGGTTCGCAATTTAATATGCAGTGGCGAAGAATTATCAATAGAATATATAGAGGAATTTAGAAAAAATAACAAAAATTCAAAAATCCATAATTTATATGGCCCAACTGAAGCTGCAATAGATGTCACGGCAATAGATTTGACAGGGTTAGCCTTTGATTACAAGGGTGTTAGTATAGGTAGGCCTGTTGCAAATACAGAAATATATATTGTAGATGAATTCAATAGGTTATTGCCAATGGGGGTAATTGGAGAGATTGTAATTGGGGGAATTCAAGTTGCTGAAGGATATTTCAAGAAAGAACAATTAACTAGAGATAAGTTTGTGCCAAATCCTTTTTCCGGAGTAGGGAAAGTATATAAAACAGGTGATTTAGGCATGTGGTTAGATGATGGTTATATCTATTATAAAGGGCGAAAAGATAACCAAGTAAAAATTCGAGGTAATAGAATTGAACTTCGAGAAGTAGAAAAAGCGATATTATCGCTAGAAGAAGTTGATCAGGTAGTTGTTTTGGCAGATGGGGTTAGTACCAATAAAATATTAGCAGCGTATTTGGTAGGCACAGAAATTAATTTGGATCGTTTAAAAGGTTTTTTAAGAAATAAATTGCCCGTTTATATGATTCCAGAGATTTTTTATTCAGTTTCTACCATTCCATTATCGGCAAATGGGAAAATTGATAAACGAGCATTGCTTCTAAATAAAGGGGAGGTGCTTAAGAGTAATGTAAAATTCGAAAGCCCTAAAAATGAAATTCAAAAAAAATTAGCAGAATTATTAAGAACAGAATTGAATGAGGATGCAAAAATAGGTGTTCACGATAATTTTTTCGATTTGGGATTAAACTCAATAAAACTACTAAGATTCTTAGAGCTGATTAATTCAACTTTTAATGAAGAACTTATGCCTGAAGTATTATTTGAATACCCAAGTGTTTTTGAGTTGGCTAAGATTCTTTCCAAAGTGACTTTAGAAGAGAAAAATGAGGACTATGAGAGTAAAGTAGAAGAGATGAATGACTTTTTCGATATGATGG
- a CDS encoding type I polyketide synthase, with protein MKNKVSKKDIAVIGLSCKFNKASNYIEYWDNLVNGVEMLDHYEASDLIKKGVDEGIVNNPNFIKVSSFVNNPESFDYPFFGYTKEEANAMDPQIRILHEQVWLALEDAGCNISKSKDKIGLYLAASENLNWLAHSMLNQNEKIAPFYQSKISNKNYISSLISYNLNLTGPSYYIDTACSSSLSAVHMACRSLLLRECSIAVSGGIKINPVKNYGYFYQDGMTVSKDGKCKSFDSDSSGTVGGNGAGVVVLKRLEEAIEDGDPIHAIIKSSAVNNDGRRKVGYTAPSVTGQADCIKSAHKFAGVDSKTITYVETHGTATKLGDPIEIDALNEAFDYNSDHKCAIGSVKTNLGHLDTAAGVAGLIKTCLALSKRSIPPSLHFNEPNPNIDFDSGPFYVNSKRQPWRTEGNLPLRAGLSSIGIGGTNVHMVLEEFLENKKIPSVDPQLILLSAKTTKSLKSYCAKFTDFLKTQDEINIADLSYTLGTGRTFHKYRNYIVCKDKEGLLASLNNLTQEEHYKLNSKKEIVFMFPGQGSQYFGMAKELYNEINFFKNNIDLGLEILNRKTGEDFRAVLGYGEEQGQDSELINETRYTQPLLFLIEYSLAKLLIEWGVYPDCMIGHSLGEYVAACLSDVFSLEEAIEIILKRASLMDKMNKGAMLHVGVPLSDIKSLLDDNISIAAINTKDSVVVSGTKQSTDKLQNLLDKQDTPSKVLKTSHAFHSYMMDDMLDDFKNELEKISLSDPKIPFISNLTGELIKNEEVKSAQYWVDHLRHTVNFSKGIDYLAKKDTIFIEIGAGSTLTTFCKQNKQYSSIKHTSINLISKAQQDIDDLQFFMNGLGKLWVHGVEMNWSKVYQNKNRRKISIPGYSFDHYKLDFDINPFKKIVSQNFVSRKPISEWFYTPNWKKSVLQNSNLEDKNDTYLIFSDESPLIDSLVKKTRSMGNTVHVVLLADGFEKIEEQLFRVNPAINQNVVELFKSIDTYNIDKIILGWDYEGNSQSEVINVYKQYLNISKELLKFKPLEDKKVYFLSSLNNGILGDESINITMSISQMLGKIMAQENPNISFRFIDVNKVNIQSNLINNIVKELYIDDINESIAYRKKERWIEFYDQIKIDDHKKPDLNNKLILITGGLGKIGQYLTNYLCDTHNAEVILIGRSKLPKEDEWQNYLGSNVIEDSVKSNIFKLKTLKDKGYKVAYYESDVSDLLDFENTINEIEKKYGSISGIIHAAGNHDIKSFRPVEEIDENAIIDQFNPKVAGTLNIHKIFGDQNLDFVWITSSLSSILGGLTYGAYACANRFIDGFVKHHKESLRNWISINLDGVGDNMITSHELITIFEKSLSLLDYKQLIISIKDINNVIQKMSNSLDKETKEDSNNEIERPLLRTDFVLPTTDLEIQLCEMYQSFFGISEIGIKDDFFELGGDSLKAMTFIKRINAEFDVEINLKEFFSMSDVKKLGLKIDLLQKMSRIQNKEKGKNIIKI; from the coding sequence ATGAAAAATAAAGTTAGTAAAAAAGACATTGCAGTAATTGGGCTTTCTTGTAAGTTCAATAAAGCATCTAATTATATAGAATACTGGGATAACCTCGTTAATGGTGTTGAAATGCTAGATCATTATGAGGCCAGTGATCTTATAAAAAAAGGTGTTGATGAAGGAATTGTAAATAATCCAAATTTTATAAAAGTTAGCTCATTTGTAAATAACCCAGAAAGTTTTGACTATCCTTTTTTTGGATATACTAAGGAAGAAGCAAATGCAATGGATCCGCAGATAAGAATCTTGCATGAACAAGTTTGGTTAGCTTTAGAGGATGCAGGTTGTAATATCTCTAAATCTAAAGATAAAATTGGACTGTATTTAGCGGCTAGTGAAAATCTAAACTGGCTAGCACATTCGATGCTTAATCAAAATGAGAAGATAGCTCCTTTTTATCAGTCAAAAATTTCTAATAAAAATTATATAAGTTCATTAATTTCATATAATCTTAATCTAACAGGGCCAAGTTATTATATAGATACAGCATGTTCAAGTTCTTTATCTGCTGTTCATATGGCTTGTAGAAGTTTATTATTAAGAGAATGTTCTATTGCAGTTTCTGGAGGAATCAAAATAAATCCAGTAAAGAATTATGGTTACTTTTATCAGGATGGAATGACCGTATCTAAGGATGGTAAATGTAAATCATTTGATAGTGATTCTTCAGGAACTGTAGGAGGAAATGGAGCTGGAGTTGTAGTTCTTAAAAGATTAGAAGAAGCTATTGAGGATGGAGATCCAATTCATGCTATCATTAAATCCTCTGCAGTAAATAACGATGGGAGAAGGAAAGTTGGATATACGGCTCCAAGTGTTACTGGACAAGCTGATTGTATTAAATCTGCACATAAATTTGCAGGAGTCGATTCAAAAACAATTACATATGTAGAAACACACGGGACAGCAACAAAATTAGGTGATCCAATAGAAATTGATGCTCTAAATGAGGCTTTTGATTATAACTCAGATCATAAATGTGCTATAGGTTCTGTCAAAACAAATCTTGGTCATTTAGATACAGCTGCAGGAGTTGCAGGTCTAATAAAAACGTGTTTGGCATTAAGCAAAAGAAGCATACCTCCTTCCTTACATTTCAATGAACCAAATCCAAACATTGATTTTGATTCAGGACCCTTTTATGTAAATAGTAAAAGACAACCATGGAGAACTGAAGGAAATTTACCATTAAGAGCAGGATTAAGTAGTATAGGTATCGGAGGAACAAATGTGCATATGGTGTTGGAAGAATTTTTAGAAAACAAGAAAATTCCATCCGTTGATCCTCAATTAATTTTATTATCTGCAAAAACAACCAAATCATTAAAAAGTTATTGTGCTAAATTCACAGATTTCCTAAAAACACAAGATGAAATTAACATTGCGGATTTGTCATATACTTTGGGAACTGGTCGTACCTTTCATAAATATCGAAATTACATAGTCTGTAAAGATAAAGAGGGGCTTTTAGCTAGTCTAAACAATTTAACTCAGGAAGAACATTATAAGCTGAATAGTAAAAAAGAAATTGTCTTTATGTTTCCGGGACAAGGAAGTCAATATTTCGGAATGGCAAAGGAGTTATATAATGAAATCAATTTTTTTAAAAATAATATTGATCTAGGTTTAGAGATTTTAAACAGAAAAACGGGTGAAGATTTTAGAGCTGTTCTAGGGTACGGTGAAGAACAAGGACAAGACTCAGAGCTGATTAATGAGACTAGATATACTCAGCCTCTATTATTTTTGATTGAGTATTCATTAGCAAAACTTTTAATAGAATGGGGAGTATATCCTGATTGTATGATAGGTCATAGCCTAGGAGAGTATGTAGCAGCTTGTTTATCAGATGTTTTTTCTTTAGAAGAAGCTATAGAGATCATTTTAAAACGTGCTTCTTTAATGGATAAAATGAATAAGGGAGCTATGCTACATGTTGGTGTTCCTTTGAGTGATATCAAATCGTTATTAGATGATAATATCTCAATTGCTGCTATTAACACTAAAGATTCAGTAGTTGTATCAGGAACAAAACAAAGTACTGATAAACTTCAAAATTTACTGGACAAACAAGATACTCCTAGTAAAGTTTTAAAAACTTCTCATGCATTCCATTCATACATGATGGATGATATGTTAGATGATTTTAAAAATGAATTGGAAAAGATCTCACTTTCTGATCCAAAGATTCCTTTCATATCAAATCTTACAGGAGAACTAATAAAGAATGAAGAGGTAAAGTCAGCACAATATTGGGTAGATCATTTAAGGCATACAGTTAATTTTTCTAAAGGAATAGACTATTTAGCTAAAAAGGATACCATTTTTATAGAAATTGGAGCAGGCTCAACGCTAACAACTTTTTGTAAACAAAACAAACAATACTCCAGCATTAAACATACCTCAATTAATTTAATAAGCAAAGCCCAACAAGATATTGATGATTTGCAGTTTTTTATGAATGGATTGGGTAAACTTTGGGTACATGGTGTAGAGATGAATTGGAGTAAGGTTTATCAGAATAAAAATAGAAGAAAAATTAGTATACCAGGTTATAGTTTTGATCATTATAAACTTGATTTTGATATTAATCCATTTAAGAAAATTGTTAGTCAAAATTTTGTAAGTCGGAAACCAATTTCCGAGTGGTTTTACACTCCTAATTGGAAAAAATCAGTTTTGCAGAATAGTAATCTTGAAGATAAGAATGATACTTACTTAATTTTCTCGGATGAGAGTCCCTTAATAGATAGTTTGGTAAAAAAAACTAGATCAATGGGTAATACAGTTCACGTTGTATTATTGGCTGATGGTTTTGAGAAAATTGAAGAACAATTATTTAGGGTAAATCCAGCTATAAATCAAAATGTAGTAGAATTATTTAAATCTATTGATACTTATAATATTGATAAAATTATTTTGGGATGGGACTATGAAGGAAATAGTCAATCAGAAGTGATAAATGTTTATAAGCAATATCTTAATATTAGTAAGGAGTTATTAAAATTTAAACCCTTAGAAGATAAAAAAGTATATTTTTTGTCAAGTTTAAATAATGGTATTTTAGGTGATGAGAGTATAAATATTACAATGTCAATATCTCAGATGTTGGGTAAAATAATGGCACAGGAAAACCCCAATATATCGTTTCGATTTATAGATGTCAATAAAGTTAATATTCAGTCCAATCTGATCAATAACATTGTCAAAGAATTATATATTGATGATATTAATGAAAGTATTGCTTATAGGAAAAAAGAAAGGTGGATTGAATTTTATGATCAAATCAAAATAGATGATCATAAAAAACCAGACCTGAACAATAAATTAATTTTAATTACAGGAGGATTAGGTAAAATAGGGCAATATTTGACAAACTATTTATGTGATACCCATAACGCAGAAGTGATTTTAATTGGACGAAGCAAGCTTCCTAAAGAAGATGAATGGCAAAATTACTTAGGTAGTAATGTAATTGAAGATTCAGTAAAATCAAATATATTTAAACTTAAAACCCTTAAGGATAAGGGGTATAAGGTTGCTTATTATGAATCTGATGTCTCTGATTTATTAGATTTTGAAAACACTATTAATGAAATAGAGAAAAAATATGGGAGTATTTCTGGTATTATACATGCTGCTGGAAACCATGATATTAAATCTTTTAGACCTGTAGAAGAAATCGATGAGAATGCTATCATTGATCAATTTAATCCAAAAGTTGCTGGAACTTTGAATATTCATAAAATCTTTGGTGATCAAAATCTTGATTTTGTATGGATAACATCAAGTCTTTCTTCTATTTTGGGAGGACTCACTTACGGAGCGTATGCATGTGCAAATAGGTTTATAGATGGATTCGTAAAGCATCATAAGGAAAGCCTTAGAAATTGGATAAGTATAAATCTAGATGGAGTTGGAGATAACATGATCACCTCTCATGAATTAATAACGATTTTTGAAAAATCATTAAGTTTATTGGATTATAAACAGCTAATTATATCTATTAAAGACATTAATAATGTAATTCAAAAAATGTCCAATTCATTAGATAAAGAAACTAAAGAAGATTCAAATAATGAAATAGAGAGACCATTACTTCGCACAGATTTTGTGTTACCAACGACTGATTTAGAAATTCAATTATGCGAAATGTATCAATCTTTCTTTGGGATTAGTGAAATTGGAATAAAAGATGATTTTTTTGAATTGGGCGGAGACTCGCTCAAAGCAATGACATTTATAAAACGTATTAATGCTGAATTTGACGTCGAAATTAATTTGAAAGAATTCTTTTCAATGTCCGATGTTAAAAAACTAGGTTTGAAAATTGATTTATTACAAAAGATGAGTAGAATTCAAAATAAAGAAAAAGGTAAAAATATAATCAAAATATAG